Proteins encoded within one genomic window of Acidovorax sp. 107:
- a CDS encoding MarR family winged helix-turn-helix transcriptional regulator: MPPRARPDVFEALHDLMHAYRARMVRAMTSVHPDLTFNEVRALNFIGRHPGATQKELVRHSGADKAQVARMLGLLQDKGWLERQPHAEDRRSLCLTLSAEGQALYQALQAARQTLSTQVLAGCDDDTQAQLLALLARVRSNLDALPPLETGEDCSYGKGRHSR; the protein is encoded by the coding sequence ATGCCCCCACGCGCCCGCCCCGATGTGTTTGAAGCCCTGCACGACCTGATGCACGCCTACCGGGCGCGCATGGTGCGCGCCATGACCTCCGTGCACCCGGACCTGACCTTCAACGAAGTGCGCGCGCTGAACTTCATTGGCCGCCACCCCGGCGCCACGCAGAAAGAGCTGGTGCGCCACAGCGGCGCCGACAAGGCGCAGGTGGCGCGCATGCTGGGCCTGTTGCAGGACAAGGGCTGGCTGGAGCGCCAACCCCACGCCGAGGACCGGCGCAGCCTGTGCCTCACGCTGAGCGCCGAAGGCCAGGCGCTGTACCAGGCCCTGCAGGCCGCGCGGCAGACCCTGTCGACCCAGGTGCTGGCGGGCTGCGACGACGACACGCAGGCGCAGTTGCTGGCCCTGCTGGCGCGGGTGCGGTCCAACCTGGATGCGCTCCCACCCCTGGAGACAGGCGAGGACTGCAGCTACGGCAAGGGCCGACACTCCCGGTAG
- a CDS encoding siderophore-interacting protein encodes MNAPLPLAATAPSLAIERIRHPLLGRHLQVVRRTQVSPGFVRLTLAGPELAGFASAGFDDHLKLILPSPGQDRPTLPTLQDGRPVFDGPRPTLRDYTPARFDAAAGELDIEVALHDAGPATDWAASATVGQWVGIAGPRGSMVVPTGFDWHWLLGDETALPAIARRLAELPASAVATVRIQLNNPADQRVLASAAKVDLQWVSALPTAVEAMALPPSAGFVWAAGEHSDMAAVRRAVLAKPGVDPKRMRISAYWKRGAADHHEDLANAA; translated from the coding sequence ATGAACGCACCTCTGCCCCTGGCCGCCACGGCCCCCTCCCTCGCCATCGAGCGCATTCGCCACCCTTTGCTGGGCCGTCACCTCCAGGTGGTGCGCCGCACCCAGGTCAGCCCCGGCTTTGTGCGGCTGACCCTGGCCGGCCCCGAGCTGGCGGGGTTTGCGAGCGCCGGGTTTGACGACCACCTCAAGCTCATCCTTCCCTCGCCCGGGCAAGACCGCCCCACCTTGCCTACGCTGCAGGATGGCCGCCCCGTGTTTGACGGCCCGCGCCCCACGCTGCGCGACTACACCCCCGCGCGCTTTGACGCAGCAGCAGGCGAGCTGGACATCGAAGTCGCCCTGCACGACGCAGGCCCCGCCACCGACTGGGCCGCCAGCGCCACCGTGGGCCAATGGGTGGGCATTGCCGGGCCGCGCGGCAGCATGGTGGTGCCCACGGGCTTCGACTGGCACTGGCTGCTGGGCGACGAAACCGCGCTGCCCGCCATCGCCCGCCGCCTGGCCGAGCTGCCCGCCAGCGCGGTGGCCACCGTGCGCATCCAGCTGAACAACCCGGCCGACCAGCGGGTGTTGGCGAGTGCGGCGAAGGTGGACCTGCAATGGGTGAGTGCGCTGCCTACTGCCGTCGAAGCCATGGCGCTGCCGCCCAGCGCGGGCTTTGTCTGGGCTGCAGGCGAACACAGCGACATGGCCGCCGTGCGCCGCGCCGTGCTGGCCAAACCGGGTGTGGACCCAAAACGCATGCGTATCTCCGCCTACTGGAAGCGCGGGGCGGCGGACCACCACGAAGACCTGGCGAACGCCGCGTAG
- a CDS encoding LysR family transcriptional regulator ArgP, producing the protein MPLDSAQLNAFATVIDEGSFERAAAVLHVTRSAVSQRIKLLEERVGQVLVRRATPCTPTEAGQALYRHAREVALSEADALATIGGGQHSTTRLAIGVNADSLATWFPHAMAQAAEGQAITFDIHVEDQDHSANLLREGRVMAAVTADPQPVQGCQVLPLGTLRYRALASPAFMQRHFAQGVNAATLAQAPMLVFNRKDALQARFVGRITRRKLAPPVHWLPEAHAFVKATRASLGWGMTPDPLVEDDLKTGALVELIANKPVDVPLYWQCWRLNVQALQHMTQAVQKAAALTLLR; encoded by the coding sequence ATGCCACTCGACTCCGCCCAGCTCAATGCCTTTGCCACGGTGATCGACGAGGGCAGCTTCGAGCGTGCGGCGGCGGTGCTGCATGTCACGCGCTCGGCGGTGTCGCAGCGCATCAAGCTGCTGGAAGAGCGCGTGGGCCAGGTGCTGGTGCGCCGCGCCACGCCCTGCACGCCCACCGAGGCCGGGCAAGCGCTGTACCGCCACGCGCGCGAGGTGGCGCTGAGCGAGGCCGACGCGCTGGCCACCATTGGCGGCGGGCAGCACAGCACCACGCGGCTGGCGATTGGTGTGAATGCCGACTCGCTGGCCACCTGGTTCCCCCACGCCATGGCGCAGGCGGCCGAGGGGCAGGCCATCACCTTCGACATCCATGTGGAAGACCAGGACCATTCGGCCAACCTGCTGCGCGAGGGCCGCGTGATGGCTGCCGTGACGGCCGACCCACAGCCCGTGCAGGGCTGCCAGGTGCTGCCGCTGGGCACCCTGCGCTACCGCGCGCTGGCCAGCCCGGCCTTCATGCAGCGCCACTTTGCCCAAGGGGTGAACGCTGCCACGCTGGCGCAGGCGCCCATGCTGGTGTTCAACCGCAAGGATGCGCTGCAGGCGCGTTTTGTGGGCCGCATCACGCGCCGCAAGCTCGCGCCACCCGTGCACTGGCTGCCCGAGGCGCACGCGTTCGTCAAAGCCACCCGCGCCAGCCTGGGCTGGGGCATGACGCCCGACCCGCTGGTGGAGGACGACCTGAAGACTGGCGCCCTGGTCGAGCTGATTGCGAACAAGCCCGTGGATGTGCCGCTGTACTGGCAGTGCTGGCGTCTGAATGTGCAGGCGCTGCAGCACATGACGCAGGCGGTGCAGAAGGCGGCGGCGCTGACGCTGCTTCGCTGA
- a CDS encoding LysE/ArgO family amino acid transporter, with product MVTTAFAHGFTSTALLIMAIGAQNAFVLRQGLRGEHVLPVVLVCALSDAVLLQAGVWGMGGVLAARPEWAQFMRWAGALFLAAYAVQAAARALQPAHLLVSANGPGASLRTTVLTVVALTWLNPHVYLDTVVLLGTMASPYPMWGRATFAAGGSLASALWFLSLGYGSRWLAPVFASPRAWRVLDGSTAITMMGLAVAMGLS from the coding sequence ATGGTTACCACTGCTTTTGCCCACGGCTTTACGTCCACCGCCCTGCTGATCATGGCCATCGGCGCACAGAACGCCTTTGTGCTGCGCCAGGGCCTGCGGGGTGAGCATGTGTTGCCGGTGGTGCTGGTGTGTGCCTTGTCCGACGCGGTGCTGCTGCAGGCGGGCGTATGGGGCATGGGTGGTGTTCTGGCGGCGCGGCCTGAGTGGGCGCAGTTCATGCGTTGGGCGGGGGCGCTGTTTCTCGCGGCCTATGCCGTGCAGGCGGCGGCCCGGGCGCTGCAGCCAGCGCACCTGCTGGTGTCGGCCAACGGGCCGGGAGCGAGCCTGCGCACCACGGTGCTCACCGTGGTGGCGCTGACCTGGCTCAACCCGCATGTCTATCTGGACACGGTGGTGCTGCTGGGCACCATGGCAAGCCCCTACCCCATGTGGGGCCGGGCCACCTTTGCAGCGGGGGGCTCGCTGGCCAGCGCGCTGTGGTTTCTGAGCCTGGGCTACGGCTCGCGCTGGTTGGCGCCAGTGTTTGCGTCGCCCCGGGCTTGGCGGGTGCTGGACGGGAGCACGGCCATCACCATGATGGGGCTGGCGGTTGCAATGGGTCTAAGCTAA
- a CDS encoding ABC transporter substrate-binding protein — MRFKTLLLAAAVAAALPVAAQAKTFRWSRSVDISTWDIHTQNVGVNNTMHGAVYDTLVEYNSKTFKPEPSLATEWKLIKPTQLRLTLRKGVKFSDGSEFTADDAKFSLERAKAKSSNFAVYTQGVDRVEKVDAYTIDIHSDLPNPVLVNQLTELRIMSKAWAEKNKSVEPKDIKTKDETFAHRNALGTGPYQLKQWTPDQRVVLEPNPHWWGKGKYPTNLTEIVYTPIKADATRTAALLSGEVDFVIDPSLQDLARIKQTPNLQVLEGPEYRTIFLGLDQFRDELPGSDVKGKNPLKDLRVRKALYQAIDIQSIQRVVLRGLAQPTGTLIANQVNGWTKKADVRYPYDAKAAQKLLADSGYPNGFEVDFACSAGRYINDEQLCQAITSHWAKVGVKAKLRSLPFATYFPMIQRNEASIYLLGWGVPTFDAFYSLQSLVRSPGAGGDGNFNLGRFSDPQMDALIERVKKETDATTRNQLIEQALIKEHELVSHIPLYNQVIPWAGTKKVEIIHRADNRIDWRYLKVN; from the coding sequence ATGCGTTTCAAGACCCTTTTGCTGGCCGCCGCAGTGGCCGCTGCGCTGCCTGTTGCGGCACAGGCCAAGACTTTCCGCTGGTCCCGTTCGGTGGACATCTCCACCTGGGACATCCACACCCAGAACGTGGGCGTGAACAACACCATGCACGGCGCGGTGTACGACACGCTGGTGGAATACAACAGCAAGACCTTCAAGCCCGAGCCGTCGCTCGCCACCGAGTGGAAACTCATCAAGCCCACGCAGCTGCGCCTGACGCTGCGCAAGGGCGTGAAGTTCAGCGACGGCAGCGAGTTCACCGCCGACGACGCCAAGTTCTCGCTGGAGCGGGCCAAGGCCAAAAGCTCCAACTTCGCTGTCTACACCCAGGGCGTTGACCGTGTGGAGAAGGTCGATGCCTACACCATCGACATCCACTCCGACCTGCCCAACCCCGTGCTGGTGAACCAGCTCACCGAGCTGCGCATCATGAGCAAGGCCTGGGCTGAAAAGAACAAGTCGGTGGAGCCCAAGGACATCAAGACCAAGGACGAAACCTTTGCCCACCGCAACGCGCTGGGCACGGGCCCCTACCAGCTCAAGCAGTGGACGCCCGACCAGCGCGTGGTGCTGGAGCCCAACCCGCACTGGTGGGGCAAGGGCAAGTACCCCACCAACCTGACCGAGATCGTCTACACCCCCATCAAGGCAGATGCCACGCGCACCGCCGCGCTGCTGTCGGGTGAGGTGGACTTTGTGATCGACCCCAGCCTGCAAGATCTGGCGCGCATCAAGCAGACGCCCAACCTGCAGGTGCTGGAAGGGCCGGAGTACCGCACCATCTTCCTGGGCCTGGACCAGTTCCGCGACGAGCTGCCCGGCTCGGACGTGAAGGGCAAGAACCCGCTCAAGGACCTGCGCGTGCGCAAGGCGCTGTACCAGGCCATCGATATCCAGTCCATCCAGCGCGTGGTGCTGCGTGGCCTGGCCCAGCCCACGGGCACGCTGATCGCCAACCAGGTGAACGGCTGGACCAAGAAGGCCGACGTGCGCTACCCCTACGACGCCAAGGCCGCGCAAAAGCTGCTGGCCGATTCGGGCTACCCCAATGGGTTTGAAGTGGACTTTGCGTGCAGCGCGGGCCGCTACATCAACGACGAGCAGCTGTGCCAGGCCATCACCTCGCACTGGGCCAAGGTGGGCGTCAAGGCCAAACTGCGCTCGCTGCCGTTTGCCACGTATTTCCCGATGATCCAGCGCAACGAGGCCAGCATCTACCTGTTGGGCTGGGGCGTGCCCACGTTCGATGCGTTCTACAGCCTGCAGTCGCTGGTGCGCTCGCCCGGCGCGGGCGGGGACGGCAACTTCAACCTGGGCCGCTTCTCCGACCCGCAAATGGACGCACTGATCGAGCGCGTGAAGAAGGAAACCGATGCCACCACGCGCAACCAGCTGATCGAGCAGGCGCTGATCAAGGAGCACGAGCTGGTGTCGCACATTCCGCTGTACAACCAGGTGATTCCATGGGCGGGCACGAAGAAGGTGGAGATCATCCACCGCGCGGACAACCGCATCGACTGGCGGTATTTAAAGGTGAACTGA
- a CDS encoding glutathione S-transferase family protein: MIQLTLYYTPGTCAQAVRIALEEAGAPYDLVRVDFAAGQQRTPEYLAVNPKGRVPALVTPHGTLTETTALLAYVAQRFPEARLAPADAYGFARLQEFHSYLASTVHIAHAHRPRASRWADEPEAQAAMQRKVPQNMTECFNLIEGHYLPNADQGPWVMGEQYTVADGYLFTIGTWLHSDGVDIAQFPKVFAHTQRMLQRPAVQRAMA, encoded by the coding sequence ATGATCCAACTCACGCTGTACTACACCCCCGGCACCTGCGCGCAGGCTGTTCGCATCGCTTTGGAAGAGGCCGGCGCTCCTTACGACCTGGTGCGCGTGGACTTCGCCGCTGGCCAGCAACGCACGCCCGAGTACCTGGCGGTAAACCCCAAGGGCCGCGTGCCCGCGCTGGTTACACCGCACGGCACGCTGACCGAAACGACCGCGCTGCTGGCCTATGTGGCGCAGCGCTTCCCCGAGGCGCGCTTGGCGCCCGCCGACGCCTACGGCTTTGCGCGTTTGCAGGAGTTCCACAGCTACCTCGCGTCCACCGTGCACATCGCCCATGCCCACCGCCCCCGCGCCAGCCGCTGGGCCGACGAGCCCGAGGCGCAAGCGGCCATGCAGCGCAAGGTGCCGCAAAACATGACGGAGTGTTTCAACCTCATCGAAGGCCACTACCTGCCGAACGCGGACCAGGGCCCGTGGGTGATGGGCGAGCAATACACGGTGGCCGACGGCTACCTGTTCACCATCGGCACCTGGCTGCACAGCGATGGCGTGGACATTGCCCAGTTTCCGAAGGTGTTTGCACACACGCAGCGCATGCTGCAGCGCCCGGCGGTGCAGCGCGCAATGGCCTGA
- a CDS encoding 2-dehydropantoate 2-reductase, whose amino-acid sequence MKACIYGAGAIGGWLGVALAQAGHTLSMVARGDTLRALQAEGLRLRRPDGTLAQVAVTAHNDPAALGVQDLVVVAVKAPGLPDVARAMAPLIGPDTIVLTAMNGVPWWFLDGFGGAAKGHALASVDAGGVIASAIPTNHVVGSVVHTSCSLEAPGFVKQHFGNRLIVGEPDGSRSERLQALADTLQRGGIDVEVSTTIQKDIWFKLWGNLTVNPISALTGATTDRILDDDLVRGFVSAVMLEAKAIGEKLGLPIDQQPEDRHAVTRKLGAFKTSMLQDVEANKPLEIDALVGAVRELGQITHTPTPHTDALLGLVRLMARTRGLY is encoded by the coding sequence ATGAAAGCATGTATTTACGGCGCGGGCGCCATCGGCGGCTGGCTGGGCGTGGCCCTGGCGCAGGCAGGCCACACCCTCAGCATGGTGGCGCGGGGCGACACACTGCGCGCGCTACAGGCCGAAGGGCTGCGCCTGCGCCGCCCCGACGGCACGCTGGCGCAGGTGGCCGTCACGGCCCACAACGACCCGGCAGCCCTGGGCGTCCAAGACCTGGTGGTGGTCGCCGTCAAGGCGCCGGGCCTGCCTGACGTGGCGCGTGCCATGGCCCCGCTGATCGGACCCGACACCATCGTGCTCACCGCCATGAACGGCGTGCCGTGGTGGTTCCTCGACGGCTTTGGCGGCGCCGCCAAGGGGCATGCGCTCGCCTCCGTGGACGCGGGCGGCGTGATCGCCAGTGCTATCCCTACGAACCATGTGGTGGGCAGCGTGGTGCACACCAGCTGTTCACTGGAGGCGCCGGGCTTCGTCAAACAACATTTCGGCAACCGCCTCATCGTGGGCGAGCCCGATGGCAGCCGCAGCGAGCGCTTGCAAGCACTGGCCGACACGCTGCAGCGCGGCGGCATCGATGTGGAGGTGAGCACCACCATCCAGAAAGACATCTGGTTCAAGCTGTGGGGCAACCTCACGGTCAACCCCATCAGTGCCCTCACCGGTGCCACCACCGACCGCATCCTGGACGACGACCTGGTGCGCGGCTTTGTGAGCGCGGTGATGCTGGAAGCCAAGGCCATTGGCGAAAAGCTGGGCCTGCCGATTGACCAGCAGCCCGAGGACCGCCACGCCGTCACGCGCAAGCTGGGCGCGTTCAAGACCTCGATGCTGCAGGACGTGGAAGCGAACAAGCCCCTGGAGATCGACGCCCTGGTGGGCGCCGTGCGCGAGCTGGGGCAGATCACCCACACCCCCACGCCCCACACCGACGCCTTGCTGGGCCTGGTGCGGCTGATGGCGCGCACACGCGGCCTGTACTGA